In Leptodactylus fuscus isolate aLepFus1 chromosome 2, aLepFus1.hap2, whole genome shotgun sequence, one genomic interval encodes:
- the LOC142194000 gene encoding olfactory receptor 52N2-like: MDLLPENETSPVSHTEFVLRGFPGVSAFRELLAIPFLSVYMLILAGNLIIIYRICVEKSLQSPMYHLIALLFAVNISCTTAIVPNTLMALLCGLDRISLGGCLFQMFFMYTMVMFESDVLLLMALDRYVAICRPLRYHDILTNRLLLQLSIVGFVECSLLVSPIIIVASRVDFCFSNLILDFACENMVLLNLGCGNMHGIQIVGLMVRILVTAMDITLLLVSYTSILYTAMNIVTGKARHKTLHTCGTHLSVVVLNYSCGLLSSIAYRMPISIDLQNLTSAIYYLFPATIHPLIYGYRVQEIRTCLIKSWHR; encoded by the coding sequence ATGGATTTGCTTCCAGAGAACGAAACCTCACCTGTGTCCCACACAGAATTTGTCCTACGAGGATTCCCCGGCGTTTCGGCGTTCAGGGAGCTTCTTGCCATTCCGTTCCTCAGTGTCTATATGTTGATCTTGGCCGGTAATCTGATCATCATCTACAGGATTTGTGTGGAGAAGAGCCTGCAGTCCCCCATGTACCACCTCATTGCTCTCCTTTTTGCTGTGAACATCTCCTGCACCACCGCCATTGTCCCTAACACTCTGATGGCGCTGTTGTGTGGCCTGGACCGTATCTCTCTAGGTGGTTGCCTCTTCCAGATGTTCTTCATGTACACCATGGTCATGTTTGAGTCCGATGTGCTGCTTTTGATGGCTCTGGACCGCTACGTGGCCATCTGTAGACCTCTGCGTTACCATGACATCTTGACCAACCGACTTCTGCTCCAGCTGTCCATCGTGGGCTTCGTTGAATGTAGCCTCCTGGTTTCTCCTATAATTATTGTGGCCTCCAGGGTGGACTTCTGCTTCTCCAACCTCATCCTGGACTTTGCCTGTGAAAATATGGTTCTCCTGAACCTGGGCTGTGGGAATATGCATGGCATCCAGATTGTGGGTCTGATGGTGAGGATCCTGGTGACCGCCATGGACATCACTCTGCTCCTGGTCTCCTACACCAGCATCCTCTATACAGCCATGAATATAGTGACGGGGAAGGCTCGGCACAAGACGCTCCACACCTGCGGGACTCACTTGAGCGTTGTCGTGTTGAACTATTCATGTGGTCTATTGTCATCCATAGCGTACAGAATGCCGATCTCCATCGACCTCCAGAACCTCACCAGCGCCATCTATTACCTCTTCCCTGCAACCATCCACCCACTTATATATGGCTACAGGGTCCAGGAGATCCGGACCTGCCTAATAAAGTCCTGGCACAGATGA
- the LOC142194001 gene encoding olfactory receptor 52K2-like encodes MVNCSNHSLVHFTHTEFVLFGFPGIVTHRNLLIIPFLLVYILILSGNLTIVYRIYVEKTLQAPMYYLISILFLANISCTSSFTPKLLLSLSFGLDRISRGGCIVQMFSIYSMTIFESGVMLSMALDRYVAVCRPLRYHDIMTTRTMLELTCTCWARSIFLVSPVVILTFSSQFCRSNLLLNFVCENMGVLSLACGDISIQKVVGLVVRSFVTLGDFSLLLLSYSTILYTAMKIATGKTRNKALDTCGTHLLVAMLIYICTIISSIIYRVRRSISIDILNLVSAVYLMLPATVNPIVYGLRVKEIKKCLRRSRR; translated from the coding sequence ATGGTGAACTGCTCCAACCACAGTCTTGTCCACTTCACTCACACCGAGTTTGTCCTCTTCGGGTTTCCGGGGATTGTAACGCACAGGAATTTGTTAATTATTCCTTTCCTACTGGTCTACATCCTAATTTTGTCCGGAAACCTCACCATCGTCTACAGGATCTATGTGGAGAAGACTCTCCAGGCCCCCATGTACTATCTCATCTCCATCCTCTTTCTTGCCAATATTTCATGTACAAGTTCCTTCACCCCGAAGCTCCTCCTGAGTTTGTCCTTTGGGTTGGACCGGATCAGTCGAGGGGGTTGTATCGTCCAGATGTTCTCCATCTATTCCATGACTATATTTGAGTCTGGGGTCATGCTCTCCATGGCTCTGGATAGGTATGTGGCCGTATGTAGACCTTTACGCTACCATGACATCATGACCACACGGACCATGCTGGAGTTGACCTGTACGTGTTGGGCCAGAAGCATTTTCCTCGTATCTCCAGTCGTTATTTTGACGTTTTCTTCACAGTTTTGTAGATCCAACCTACTCTTGAACTTTGTATGTGAGAATATGGGAGTCCTCAGCCTGGCCTGTGGAGACATCTCCATACAGAAGGTAGTGGGTCTTGTTGTTCGAAGCTTTGTTACATTGGGTGACTTCAGTCTTTTACTGTTGTCCTACTCCACCATTCTTTACACCGCCATGAAGATAGCTACTGGGAAAACTCGTAACAAGGCGCTGGACACGTGTGGAACACATCTGCTGGTGGCCATGCTCATATACATCTGTACAATCATATCCTCCATCATATACAGGGTGCGCAGGTCCATATCTATCGACATCCTCAATCTGGTCAGTGCCGTATACCTCATGCTGCCGGCCACTGTCAACCCCATTGTCTACGGGTTAAGGGTGAAGGAGATCAAGAAGTGTCTGAGAAGATCCCGCAGGTGA